TTTAATAAATTCAAAAACTTAGGAAATATCAACTACCTGAGTTCATTTAAGAATAGACAACTTAATATTCCTATCTcaatcaaagaaattgaatttgtatttttgaatCTTCTCACAAAGTTTCAGGCTCATAGAGCCTCACCAAAGAAAACTCTTAGGGAAGAAATACCAATTCTgtacaaactctttttttaaaaaagattttatttatttatttgacagacagatcacaagtaggcagagaggcaggcaggaagagagaagaggaagcaggccctccgcggagcagagagcccgatgtagggctcgatctcaggaccctgggatcatgacctgatccgaaggcagaggctttaacccactgagccacccaggcacccctctgtacAAACTCTTCCAGAGAATTCTATGAGGTGAGCATCACTCTGATGCCAACACTCGATTAGATGACCATATTTCACTCACTTCTTTAGATAGAGGAGCTTAGCCTCCTCAAATAAAACCCTTCAAATCCAAACAACAGTCTTCTGATGTCTTTAAGGAGCCTCCTTCTACCTGGAAGCTTCTTATTCTTGACTCCAGGGCAGAGAAAGCAGGTGATGATTATAATCTAGTACATAATACCTTAACTATGGTCAATGACTCTTAGACCTCCAGATATAAAAGCAGTTATCCTCATGTCTTAACAGTAACAAAAGTAGCCAAGTTGATTCTCTGACATATTTTATTGTTCAccaaacagcaaaaacaaaacaaaagtcaaaatatcattttaatgttGTTTAATAGCTTGCCCGTCACTGATGAAAACTGATCAACTAACTGATCAACTATGTGAAGTGAAATGTTTCAAGCTGAAGGCTACAGCAAGCTGAAGAAGTCAGGTGCTCGATGTTGGCCATGCAGTCTTACAGAGATTAGCTGTAAGTCATAGGATATGATGATGCTTACATCTCCAGAGTACGCAGCAAAGCTACACTCATATTTGATGTTCCTGTCTCCCTTCCTGCATCCCTGAcctccttcctcttttaattGTGGTACAAGTGGTCACTTTTGCTAATAATATAACACAAGCTGctactctcagtagatgcagacAGATTTTATTATCTTTACCTCTCAAGgacattttttgcttttgggattttaagaagacagagaaatattGGAATAAAGGATGCAAGGAGCTGATAAAAAtttgaaggagacagagaggaggagagaggagaaggagggaatgtTGGGGTGGGTGATGTGAAGAAGCGAGGGAGGAATGGGAcatgagagaaagaagagaagagggaatcAAAACCGGAGGGACGACGAAGAATGGAGAGTATGCacagtaaaaagaaaaggtgaatgACAACCTCTTTTATTCCCCTTTGCCCACCTCCATCAAGAACTGCTAGTAAGgagggacacctgcatggctcagtgggttaagcctctgcctttggctcaggtcatggtctcagggttctgggatggagccccacgtcgagccccacatcgagctctgaattgggctctctgcccagcagggagcctgctttcccctctctctgtctgcctctctgcccacttgttatctctctcctctctgtcaaataaataaataaaatctttaaaaaaaaaaaaaaagaacttctaggGAAAGTAGGAAGAGATTTCAACTgataaaaaacttcaaaaaagaagTCAGGATGGAAACTGGGTAAAAGATCATAGACTAAATACTTCCTCTACACAGACTTTTACTAGCTTTTCTGGCCAAAGAGAATAAACAAGTATCAAATATTCATCCTACCTCTAGAAAGTGAACTATAATGTATGTGTCAATATATCATTTGTTTCACAATATCAACCACCATTCTCAGAGATCATAAGAATTCATGGCACTCCCCACTGGCCATTCTTTCTCAGGCTCCTTTGCTAGATCCTCCTCACTGATCTACCACTGAAATATTGCAATCTGAGGGGGAACTCCTGgattcctctcctcttctcttggTTCTCTACTCTTTGCTCCATGTGATCCCATAAATCTCTACTCCTGTAGATACCACCTACATGCTTATGATCTCAATAGTACATATCCAGCTAGGAGCTCTCCTCCAGAATCCCAATGTGTGTCTACCACTGCAAACTGGATATTTCCACTTGAGTCTCAGGGCATGTCAGAATAAACATGTCCAAAATTGATTTTGCCCCTTTGGTAGTAGGTTGACTGACCTAACTTCTATTTACAACTTCCTTTTCCCTTGTCTCCTTTCCTATGAGGCCTTCAAAGGTCACAATTCAATTTCCCATCCACTCCAATACTTGGTGGTTTCCATGGATCCGTGTAACTCAATTCTGGCCAATGACATATAAATAGATTATCTCCTGATATTGTCTTTTCCTTTCATCCTTCTTGAGGATCAGAACACATATACCAGGCTTGCAGCTTCCACAATTACTTGGTGATCATGAGGTAATACAAATGAGGCTAAAAGTTACAGCACTAAGGATGgcagagaggaaacacagaaaGAACATGCATCTCTGATGGTACCCTTAGCCTAGTTCACTAGCCCTTAAGTGCCTCACTTCAGTGTCCACgttatttgaaataaatgaaggTGTACTTGTCTAAAACAATGTAGTCTCATTTTCTGTTACTGGCAGCCCAAGTCATTCCTGACACAGCCTCCAAAACTGtttcatctctgtctttctcatctCATTGAAATGCTTTATAATTGCCCCTGATGCTCCAGCTAGAAATAAGATGGGTCTTCTAGATTTCTCTGTTTCCCACAACCCCTCAATCCTAACCCTACCCTATCGAACACAGAGTGAGTCCATCATTAAGTCCTGTGGCCGTTCTTCCAAAGACTAGGGCCACACCGTCAATGGCTTTCCTAGCACTGCAGCTTCCCCAGGCCAGATCAAATGGGGAAGCTTTTCACACGCTGGTACCGTCCCTGCTCATCTCAAATTTGCATGGTTAACTCCTTTTAGCCTCAAGACCCAGCTTAAGTGTGTCCTCAGAGAGGCCTCGTTTGACCATCCTATTAAAATTCTTTAGAATTTAATACAGAGAATTAACAAAAAGGTCTTATTTGACTGAGAAGATGAAAGAGGActacagagacagtgagagcaggagatGGCCCCCGTACTTGGGGCTGGGATCTGGAGCTCTGATGTTCCCATTTGTCTCCATCTCTACCTCAGGTGCTTGGAGGAGACTCTGTGGAGCTTGCTTCTCAGATTCCAAGGAAAGGGGAGATTCCAGTACCTGGGTGGTACTGGCACTTCTGACAGGGTCAATCAAGCCCTTTCTGGGAATGCTGGAAAAAACTAGGAACTGCAAACAACTGGCGATGCCAGGGTAAAATGCATGGCAATGGTACCCACTGGCGCAACAAGGAGAGTGAGGAAGAGCAAGTTCTTTTGTGTTCCTCTCATCTACCCATCTTCCACACTGCTTCCTATGAATAGAGCCTAATATGGACCCACTTGGCAAAGGAAAAATGTGGTGTTTGCAGAGCTTCAGCCTGAAGGATTCAGAGCAGCATATAAAAGGCTGAGTTCAGGGGTAAGATATGATACATAGCTTAATAAGTAGCacagtatttgtttatttattgtccTTTCTCCCTTGCTAGACAATACGTGTTCAGGACCTATGCCTTCCTTTTTACCGTTTTACTCCCACCGTGTGCAGAGTAAAAGTAGATAGAAGGTACTCCGAAAATATTTCTTTAGTGGATGAATTTATTGGATTTTTCTCAAAACTAGTGAGCAAAGTGTACAATTTAATTCTTTGTCAACTGAATAATACCAAATGCCTCATATGATGGTCTAGGCAGTTGAGTTAAATATGAAGATGAGGCCCTTCCTTGTTATTTAGCAAGGAATTTAAGACTTTCTCATATGACATTAAATCATAAAATGCCACAGAAAGCATTCACATGTTTAAATGCCCAGAGAATTAAACAGGCAGCAAAGTCCACAggagatgagaaaaggaaaatataaaggtAGGTTTGGAATAACTCAGAAGACTTGTGGAAGAAACTGCCACCTGAGGCAGGCTTGAAGGGGGGGGCAGACAAGCGAAGTCAAGGAAGATGGAGGAGTCTGGCAGGTTTTCAGATGTTTCTGATGAAAGCAGAGAAGTGAGAAATTACTAGAAGTCACTGAAAAAGAACTCGAATCAAGTGTGGAAAATAGCAGCTTCTGGAGTTAGAATTATAAGCAGTATGTCTTTTGCAAAGAGGAGCCATTAAGAagttttatgtgaaaaaaaaaaagaagttttatgcGAAGGAGTGGTGTGGCACTGGAACTATTTTCTGAAGGTAAATTTGGCAGTGTCATGGGAACTGACTGAATAGGTAGAATCTGGAGCCAGAAAGACGAGTTAGAAGACTGACATAATCTTGAGCCAGAAAGAGATGGTGGAGATAGaaataagagagaaagggaacatgtAACATTTAGAAGGAAGAATCAATATAACATAACACAGAATTAATCTAGGAAAAGTTAGTGAAGAGAATTTAACCTGCAGCAATTCACCAAAGGTTCAGAGGATGGAGATAGATGAAAGATCACTGAGTTCACTGAGAACATGATTAACAAtgatatctgtaaaataaaagtcCCAGTGAATATCCTCTGATAATAAACCCAGTATTTTCAAAAGTTATTATGAATCTGGAAGAATATATATGTCTTCATCTTGAGGGTCTTCAGAAGTATTAAGTTTCTGGAAGTTATAATattgaggtgacatctcatttcCATAGATATGCTCCTCACAATTGGTCTGCCAAGTGTTCTCATACAGTTCTTTATCAGTTACCTCTTTATGTTTGGGAGCACCACTTTCCACATTTTCATAGTTGCCATGCGTGTTAGTCCCTCTTCCAGAAGATCTGCAGTGCTGGTTCTGAACTGAGATTTTAGGCCTTGAGCTGATAGTGAGGAAACTTGAGAGTGTTTTAGTATTgtcttttctcctgctgcttctcctttgcAAGACCCTTGGTAAGGGAAAATGCACCGGGTTACCATGTTTCCAGCACCAAACACACCCAATTCCACAGATtaacaagaggaaaagaagggaaattcCTACAGACGTGGCCACTGGTGTATTTCCACAGCTTTTTAACATTTCTGCACAAGCACTGTTGTTTCGTGGTATGGGGGAGCCCTTAATGAATTCACAGGTGCAGACAAATGTAATTCCTCTTAGGGTGGAGTTTAAAAATAATCCTGGAAGCTctttttgacatttctttttcagatgtgGAAGAACATCATTTGGCAAAGTCCTGATACAATGAGAGGAGAGATTGAATAAACGTAGCCTTGGACGATCCTTCTCGTTGTATGTAATGCTTTTTGCATTACAGTCCTCAATGTATAATTGCACTGTGTCGGGGGGGATTTTAATTGACTTCACTTCACTTTCTACCAGTGAATCACAAGACAAAGCAAAAATGAGTGGAAGATAATGGCAGAGCAGACAACTCAAGAAAGAGAAGGTTGGACGATCTGCCATCCACACACCtcctataaattaaaaaacaaattaattgcATATTTATTacatagcataataaaaaaaatctgtcaatatCTGCCAATATATCAAGCACTGTCATTCAGTGAGTTCCTGACTCAAAAGAGAATATAGTACTAGCTGttgtgagaagagaaaaagagaagaacttCTACCTGCTCAAGCCTGAGTAGTTTTATTGGATTTTGAcaataatgttaataattttcAAGTGAAAAACAATGATTTGAATGCagtaagagaaagggagaggattaTACCTGTGAAATAATTTCCATTATTTATCACCTTCTCTGTGAGGCCTTTTCCTTAATCACTCCTTCCTCTGTGTTCCCCTATAAATGAGGCCATTCTCTATTATAGCATTACAGCTTAAGTTACAGCAAATTGTGTGTCTTTCCACCTGGTTAAATGGTGGACAGGGATCAGGTCTTTACACTGTATATTCCTAGAGAATAGCATAGTACCTAGTGCAGGAAAGAAATTCAGTTGACATTTAATTAAATAAGGGAGTCAAGAAACAAATGACTCCAAATCTTAGCATCTAATTGCTTAAGTCATTTAAAACTTAAGATACATCTTCTAAAGGGTataggtgttttgttttaagattttatttatttatttgagagagagagagagatagtgagagagacaacaagtgggagtgaggggaagagggagaagcagactccccactgagcagggcgcctCATGCAAAGCTcattcctaggaccctgagatcatgacctgagctgaaggcagatgcttaagcaactgagccacccatgcacccctaaaGGATATAGTTCatacttaaaagaagaaaagagctcTTTGACCTACCACAAAATATCTAAAACAAACTTTGAAAGGCTTTCTATAACTAGTGTTCTCACAACTTGCAGAAAACAACTTTTCAATTAAGATATTTTCAGAATGTTCTCTGCCAAGGCTTTAAAATGGCAAAGAgataagaaatgaaaagtattcaACCAGACTGAGTGTTGTATTATGATTTTATCAACAAAACGTTATTACTGTATGTTTTCAGCCTAGACACAGAAACAGTTACATCTAATACCATTTTCACTGTTGTTGctgtttctagttttattgagatatataatTGATACATAATATTGTAATCAGTTCAAGGTATATAGCATAATTTGACATATGAATACATATGTGAAATACAATATGatacatattgtgaaatgatggCCACACTAAATTTAGCTGATGACCATCACCTCGCATAGTAGAACTTTTTTCTtctcataataatttttaagatctattctcttagcatcCTTCCAATACACaatacagtgttgttaactatagtcatccaAAACTGTTAATAGTGCTTGTGGGATGATTATTACCATCTATTGAATTTCACCATTGATAATATTTAGTTAAGAGCTTATTTTGGATCACCTTCTAAACACTTTtacatggattatctcatttatccTACAGATGCCGTATGAATTAGATACTACTGTAATGCCTGTTTTAGAGAAGAGTAAGAAGAGGATTAAAGAATTTAACTTCTTGAATAACTAAGAAGCGAATGAATCAAGAGTCAAGTAAAATTTGCCCCAAAATATTATTCTTAACCAAAACTCCATAAATGGCTATGAAGAGCATCTATTGCTAAACTTTTATGGTTTGATTTGCTCTGAGCTTCTTGAGGGATGGAgctcttacttatttttatattaccaAAACCAGTACTAGACAAAGAAGAGctactttcttaaatatttgttagTAAATGGAGCAAACAGCATTAGGATAACAGTGGCAACAATAAGCAGGGAAAAAGTAACCCTACAAAGCTGAGTCCTGATTTTAGTGAGTGTTCACACCTGAAAGTAAACTTTTCTAAATTTGTTCAAGGTTGGACTACATCAATGTGAAAATTTTCAGTTTGGCATTTCACACAAAACACCGAATTACATATGAAATGCAGttaacttttataaaatttatttgataaaacTGTATGGACAGACATCCTAGATCTAGACATCTTTGGAACCTTTCTAGGTTCCCTCCTTTATAAAGACCAGATACAATGCTGGGTCCAAAGGCAAATATTTGGCAAATGACTTTAACTTTTAGGACCTCATTTCCTTTCTAAAACAGATAAGAACTGATTGTAGGGAGATAATTTATGGTATAAATGATTActcatttaagtaaaaatttggtAGCACATTTGAACTGAATTTCAAATATAGATTAAAATtaatcacctttttaaaattctaagctTGCAACAAAATGGGGAATGCTGACTATTACTGAAGATTAGGTAATAAATTGCCCTCACCATTTCCAagatgagaatttatttttaccaTCTATGTTGTGCTGTGTAGATAATCCAGAACATTCCAAATAGGAAAACTGTCAAAGAAGTATTTACTGAGATAAATACAAGAAgacttttaaaagagaagaaatacatcCTTTTTATGCTCTAAAACAACTTAATAGGAAAAAATCTGAGAGGCAAAATGGAAAGACCTACTAGAATGGAACTCATATGTTAAACAAGAGCCCTTCAAAGCCGGCTTAACACCCCAGTTAGTCTCATTTTGCCCAATCTGCAAGTAGGCTGTTcctgttttggaaaacagttccaACATGCTACCTAACAATTACTCATTTGTCTTAAAATCACAAATGACTGACAGACTTCTGGAATCTTCAAAGGCAGAATACTGCCCATTTGGAAACAAGATAATAGCAAAGCCTAATCTTAATGGTAAGCATATACACTGGTAGAGACAGATTAACATCACCCTCAGTTTGTAAACTGATTATTGCCACCGAAGGCCACCTAGAAACTATGGTAACATAAagtcattatttaaaatgaacttgttccttatagtttttttttatcaGTCATATGCCTTAAATTGGGTTCTCACTTACCTTGAGACTGCTGAGCCAAACTCTCCTCTACTCTTTTGGTTAAATCTGCTTTAGTGTTCCTCTTTTTAGTGTTCCTCTTCTTTACCCCCTCCTTCAGATTATTTCATACTTGCAAAGTTTCCTGGTTGCAGAGGAAGTTCTTATCAGATGTACAGGAATTAAGATAAATGGCATGAGTTTTTGAAAAAGGAAGTCCAGCCCTTTATCCTTGTCAATAATTCTCCAGCTACATCAGAGAATGATACCTGGAGCCCAGATGCTTCTTTATTTGCATAATATTTGCAGTCCTCACTTCAGAATcaataaaaatcatttcatttgcacttaaaatcttttaagaagaaAGATTTTGAAATGTAATTACATGGAGGTcttgtctgtttgtttgcttgtagGATTGCTAAAACTGTCTTCATTTAAAATACTGTGTCTTAGTGCCACAGGTTATGTTTCCACTTAAAAAGCTAGTGTCCAAATTTTGGttcagaaaatattaatattcctTTACGCTGGTAAAACAGTAATCTCCCAAAGTAGATTCAACTTGATGTGTGACATTTCTGTGATCTTCTAGTAGGTAGAAAGGAAAATGGTTTCACTTTGTTTAATAACAGAGGCCAGCATATTCTGTGCATTCGGTAGGTCTTCTAAACACTTTGTGTACTACTTGGTAAATCCTGACAACAACCAGTGGGAGAGGGTTGCGATTCATCCGATTTTATAGGGGAGTAAATGGAAGCAGAGGGGTAACATAATCCCTGCCCAGTGTGGTCTGGCAGTGTGCCTCTAGCACCTGTGTGCTAAACCACTTCACTTGCTTGTCTCACTTGGGTGATTGAGAGGTTTCCAGCATAGAACCCTTATTTAACAGCATTGCTCAGAGACCAATTccacaaagttaaaaaaagaacagaaaaggctgaatttttttttttaaagattttttttatttatttatttgacagagcgagatcacaagcaggcagagaggcaggcagagagagaggaggaagcaggctccccgctgagcagagagcccgatgcggggctcgatcccaggaccctgagatcatgacctgagccgaaggcagcggcttaacccactgagccacccaggcgccccgaaaaggctgaatttaaaaaaatgaaaccataaagcAATG
This genomic interval from Neovison vison isolate M4711 chromosome 1, ASM_NN_V1, whole genome shotgun sequence contains the following:
- the GAPT gene encoding protein GAPT, producing the protein MADRPTFSFLSCLLCHYLPLIFALSCDSLVESEVKSIKIPPDTVQLYIEDCNAKSITYNEKDRPRLRLFNLSSHCIRTLPNDVLPHLKKKCQKELPGLFLNSTLRGITFVCTCEFIKGSPIPRNNSACAEMLKSCGNTPVATSVGISLLFLLLICGIGCVWCWKHGNPVHFPLPRVLQRRSSRRKDNTKTLSSFLTISSRPKISVQNQHCRSSGRGTNTHGNYENVESGAPKHKEVTDKELYENTWQTNCEEHIYGNEMSPQYYNFQKLNTSEDPQDEDIYILPDS